The proteins below are encoded in one region of Silene latifolia isolate original U9 population chromosome 2, ASM4854445v1, whole genome shotgun sequence:
- the LOC141640016 gene encoding uncharacterized protein LOC141640016, with amino-acid sequence MEHLTRFTSQYREAAENDYLILRLFPSSLTKTTFSWYVHLALNSIPDWEAMKNQFHNHFTRIDPGITISHLTRIQKRTGKPVDEYLTRFKNAKIRCDLNLPEGEFKLIAQDGLVIPFRKHFNDIIFRNFIELTESVNKYEQVLSEESQQQHRAFNCVTIEVEDELCEANLAEIPKEPPFQCAPLENKEIYTSRDMKNTKKRPYTFDITKGEEIFRHLHVNNIIKIKGNHKIPSAQGLKGKFFCLWYNARSLATDNYFVFRNILQDLIDNGQILFSSGDIVKTDDDPFSVLKFKCNMFDVHSTLTIPNCD; translated from the coding sequence ATGGAACATTTAACTCGATTTACTAGCCAATATAGAGAGGCTGCAGAAAATGACTATTTGATATTAAGATTATTTCCTAGTTCATTAACTAAGACAACATTTAGTTGGTATGTTCATCTAGCGCTGAATTCCATCCCTGATTGGGAGGCGATGAAGAATCAATTCCATAATCATTTCACTAGAATTGATCCTGGGATAACTATAAGTCATCTAACGAGGATACAAAAAAGGACAGGAAAACCTGTTGATGAATATTTAACTAGATTTAAAAATGCTAAAATTCGATGCGATTTGAATTTACCAGAGGGAGAATTCAAACTAATTGCTCAAGATGGTCTTGTAATTCCTTTTAGGAAGCACTTCAATGATATCATTTTTAGAAATTTTATTGAGCTAACAGAATCAGTTAATAAATATGAGCAGGTGTTGAGTGAAGAAAGTCAACAACAACATAGAGCATTCAATTGTGTTACCATTGAAGTAGAGGATGAATTATGTGAAGCTAATTTAGCAGAAATCCCAAAAGAGCCTCCTTTTCAATGTGCGCCATTAGAAAATAAAGAAATTTATACTAGTAGGGATATGAAAAATACTAAAAAACGTCCCTACACCTTTGATATAACCAAAGGAGAAGAAATTTTTAGGCACTTACAcgtgaataatattattaaaatcaaaGGAAATCATAAGATTCCTTCAGCGCAGGGGCTTAAAGGAAAATTTTTTTGTTTATGGTATAACGCTAGATCTCTTGCTACAGATAATTATTTTGTGTTCAGAAATATTTTGCAggatttgattgataatggtcaAATTTTGTTTTCAAGCGGTGATATTGTTAAGACGGATGATGATCCGTTTTCAGTACTGAAGTTCAAATGTAATATGTTTGATGTGCATTCAACGCTAACAATTCCAAATTGTGATTGA
- the LOC141640025 gene encoding uncharacterized protein LOC141640025, producing MDNGEWNFDSEDIMRLFVHYYSGVFKEGVNEVSFDEYFLTVRNLFTVNKGFISPDDSDALGIHFTPKEVRMTIFQLGPLKSPGPDDIPAIFFHNCWHFIKHDVIGTALAILNGNSSPEFLNKTFLVLIPKSSAPEMVDNFRPISLCNVIMKIITRCITNRWKKFMGKLVGDFQNVFVPGRNIGDNILITNEILQKISSSKIGRMGRMAFKVDMSKAYDRLYWNFIRGTLVLMGFPCNFIQLIMKCIMMVSYEILVNGVPSWRIHPSCGLRQGDPLSPYIFVLCTKNPSLNILRNSKSCVNLDKVIQDYCHASGQVINDNKSSMTLSSCSSLYFARKCLKTFNIPCGTNMGSYLGIPTDVSLSGCNKSRREIFEFIIDKVRNWLSSWNCHKKSPSISWCSRLFLSQPKGNGGLGIRRMKEFNQALILNIGWRMITHPDSILSKSIGAKYGLRWQDGKLLFNDGKSNSSWGWKGIVWGLQLIKPLLAWNIFPLSDLSVWNTKWVNGRVQVSGKVKREEFHVKDKTYKIFFSMFFDETSVRDILAIPIRCSEGSDNYFWSASSSGNYSVKIGYHIALKNSRNTSAIAKDRSRVPAAYMGVFQKILWNLPRPKSRIILIWKLLTESLPCGKGFLKRGFDVPFTCVLCDSQETETPANRFRDCSFASRVWAGSADNKQDACVSFLCTIWTIWVVRCRKVFDNSECSPIGAFLLYQDSLNLALLVEDRKSGSITFQTPLEEDLTNLRNEVLFPLIQGSLNYSSSLIYVDVAWFKELAAGLGGCIMIDNEVVSEFCIKGSAENAEQAEALAIREALKWALSRNIFHVTIFSDCL from the exons ATGGATAATGGGGAGTGGAATTTTGACTCCGAGGACATTATGAGATTATTTGTCCATTACTACTCTGGTGTTTTTAAGGAAGGAGTCAATGAAGTCTCATTTGATGAGTACTTCCTTACTGTTAGGAATTTGTTCACTGTCAATAAAGGGTTCATTTCTCCGGATGACAGTGACGCTCTTGGCATCCATTTCACTCCTAAGGAGGTTCGCATGACAATTTTTCAGCTCGGCCCATTAAAATCTCCAGGACCTGATGATATTCCTGCTATTTTCTTCCATAATTGTTGGCACTTCATCAAGCATGATGTTATTGGAACTGCCTTGGCTATCCTGAATGGTAATAGTTCACCAGAATTCCTGAATAAGACTTTCTTAGTTCTTATTCCTAAATCTAGTGCCCCTGAAATGGTTGATAACTTCCGCCCTATTAGTTTGTGTAAtgttataatgaaaattattacaAGGTGTATAACTAAtcgatggaagaagttcatgggAAAACTAGTGGGCGATTTCCAAAATGTGTTTGTTCCCGGGAGGAATATTGGTGATAATATATTAATTACTAATGAAATTTTACAAAAAATTTCATCATCCAAAAttggtaggatgggtagaatggCGTTTAAAGTGGACATGAGCAAAGCGTATGACCGGTTATACTGGAATTTTATTAGAGGTACGTTGGTTTTGATGGGATTCCCCTGCAACTTCATTCAGCTGATTATGAAGTGTATCATGATGGTGTCTTATGAAATATTGGTTAATGGTGTTCCCTCATGGCGTATCCACCCAAGTTGCGGTCTTCGTCAGGGTGATCCACTTTCTCCATATATCTTTGTTCTGTGCACTAAAAATCCCTCTTTAAACATTCTGC GTAATTCTAAGAGTTGCGTTAACCTGGACAAAGTTATTCAGGATTACTGTCATGCATCGGGTCAGGTTATTAATGATAATAAATCCTCTATGACTCTAAGCTCGTGCTCTAGTCTTTACTTTGCTCGAAAATGTTTGAAAACCTTCAATATACCGTGTGGCACTAATATGGGTTCCTACTTGGGTATTCCTACTGATGTGAGTCTCTCAGGGTgtaataaaagtagaagagaaatTTTTGAGTTTATCATTGACAAGGTTAGGAATTGGTTATCCTCATGGAATT GTCACAAGAAATCTCCTTCTATTAGTTGGTGTAGTCGTCTTTTCCTAAGCCAACCTAAAGGAAATGGTGGTCTGGGTATTAGACGTATGAAAGAGTTCAACCAAGCTCTCATATTAAATATTGGTTGGAGAATGATCACCCATCCAGATTCTATCCTTAGTAAGTCTATTGGTGCTAAATATGGCCTAAGGTGGCAAGATGGCAAGCTGCTTTTTAATGATGGCAAAAGTAATTCTTCATGGGGATGGAAAGGTATTGTTTGGGGTCTTCAACTCATTAAACCTCTTTTAGCTTGGAACATCTTTCCACTTTCTGACCTTAGTGTTTGGAATACTAAATGGGTCAATGGAAGG gtacaagtatcCGGGAAGGTCAAGCGTGAGGAATTCCATGTAAAAGATAAGACCTATAAGAT ATTCTTTTCTATGTTTTTTGATGAAACCTCTGTGAGAGACATTCTTGCTATTCCGATTCGATGCTCCGAAGGCAGTGATAACTACTTTTGGTCGGCTTCGTCATCCGGAAATTACTCAGTTAAGATTGGCTATCACATTGCACTAAAAAATTCACGGAATACTTCAGCTATTGCGAAGGACCGTTCAAGAGTTCCTGCTGCATATATGGGTGTCTTTCAGAAAATCCTTTGGAACCTACCAAGGCCAAAAAGCCGGATCATTCTTATTTGGAAACTTCTCACTGAATCGTTACCCTGTGGGAAAGGTTTCTTAAAGAGGGGTTTTGATGTCCCCTTTACTTGCGTGCTTTGTGATTCACAAGAAACGGAAACGCCGGCTAATCGTTTCCGTGATTGCTCATTTGCTAGTAGAGTTTGGGCTGGAAGT GCTGATAATAAACAAGACGCTTGTGTTTCCTTTTTGTGTACTATTTGGACTATCTGGGTGGTAAGGTGCAGAAAGGTATTTGATAATTCTGAATGTTCCCCTATTGGGGCTTTCTTACTATACCAAGATTCTCTTAATTTGGCTCTTTTGGTCGAGGATAGGAAATCGGGGTCCATAACTTTCCAAACACCTTTGGAGGAAGACTTAACTAACCTTAGGAATGAAGTTCTCTTTCCTTTGATTCAGGGTTCTTTGAACTACTCTTCGTCACTTATTTATGTGGATGTTGCGTGGTTCAAAGAGCTTGCTGCTGGTTTGGGTGGGTGtatcatgattgataatgagGTTGTGTCTGAATTCTGTATCAAAGGAAGTGCTGAGAATGCTGAGCAAGCGGAAGCTTTGGCAATTAGAGAGGCCTTGAAGTGGGCACTCTCTCGCAATATCTTTCATGTTACCATTTTCTCTGACTGTTTATAG